A region from the Lysobacter antibioticus genome encodes:
- the rng gene encoding ribonuclease G, translating into MTEEILVNVTPRETRVAVVENGMLQELHIERGWRRGVVGNIYKGKVQRVMPGMQAAFVEIGLERAAFLHAADIVKHNPVGEGEGDEAPLPPTPTRPIAELLREGQEIIVQVVKDPIGSKGARLTTQLSIPSRYLVLLPRTRVVGVSARIEDEGERARLKSLVTTLAPAGDNHGYIVRTNAESQPEEALAEDIGYLSRAWALIAEKSQSSKVGERVYEDLSLPLRAVRDLIRRDVEKVKVDSRETCERLRSFAAQYMPGLAEKIEHYTGARPIFDLYGVEDEIQRALDKEVPLKSGGYLVIDQTEAMTTIDVNTGSFLGQRNLEETVYRTNLEAAQSVARQLRLRNLGGIIIIDFIDMTDLEHRRQVLRQLEKALTRDHAKTTVYEFSPLGLVEMTRKRTTESLERQLSEACHECGGRGTLKTPETVTYEIFREIVRQVRQFDAARLLVIASPKVVARITDEESAAVAELEEFLGKSIRFQAEDQYAQEQFDVVLL; encoded by the coding sequence ATGACTGAAGAAATCCTGGTCAACGTCACTCCGCGCGAAACCCGCGTCGCCGTCGTCGAGAACGGCATGTTGCAGGAGCTGCACATCGAGCGCGGCTGGCGCCGCGGCGTGGTCGGCAACATCTACAAGGGCAAGGTCCAGCGCGTGATGCCGGGGATGCAGGCGGCGTTCGTCGAGATCGGCCTGGAGCGCGCGGCGTTCCTGCACGCGGCCGACATCGTCAAGCACAACCCGGTCGGCGAAGGCGAGGGCGACGAAGCGCCGCTGCCGCCGACGCCGACCCGGCCGATCGCCGAGTTGCTGCGCGAAGGCCAGGAAATCATCGTCCAGGTGGTCAAGGACCCGATCGGCAGCAAGGGCGCGCGGCTGACCACCCAGCTGAGCATTCCCTCGCGTTATCTGGTGCTGCTGCCGCGCACCCGCGTGGTCGGGGTGTCGGCGCGGATCGAGGACGAGGGCGAGCGCGCGCGGCTGAAGTCGCTGGTCACCACCCTGGCCCCGGCCGGCGACAACCACGGCTACATCGTGCGCACCAATGCCGAGAGCCAGCCCGAGGAAGCCCTGGCCGAGGACATCGGCTATCTGAGCCGGGCCTGGGCCCTGATCGCGGAAAAATCGCAGAGCTCGAAAGTCGGCGAACGCGTCTACGAAGATCTGAGCCTGCCGCTGCGCGCGGTGCGCGACCTGATCCGCCGCGACGTCGAGAAGGTCAAGGTCGACTCGCGCGAGACCTGCGAGCGCCTGCGCAGCTTCGCCGCGCAGTACATGCCGGGGCTGGCCGAGAAGATCGAGCACTACACCGGCGCGCGGCCGATCTTCGACCTGTACGGGGTCGAGGACGAGATCCAGCGCGCGCTCGACAAGGAAGTGCCGCTGAAGTCCGGCGGCTACCTGGTCATCGACCAGACCGAGGCGATGACCACGATCGACGTCAACACCGGCTCGTTCCTGGGTCAACGCAATCTCGAGGAGACCGTTTACCGGACCAACCTCGAGGCGGCGCAGTCGGTCGCCCGGCAACTGCGGCTGCGCAACCTGGGCGGCATCATCATCATCGACTTCATCGACATGACCGACCTGGAGCATCGCCGCCAGGTGCTGCGCCAGTTGGAAAAGGCGCTGACCCGCGATCACGCCAAGACCACGGTCTACGAATTCTCGCCGCTGGGCCTGGTGGAGATGACCCGCAAGCGCACCACCGAGAGCCTGGAGCGCCAGCTCAGCGAGGCCTGCCACGAATGCGGCGGGCGCGGCACCTTGAAGACGCCGGAGACGGTGACCTACGAGATCTTCCGCGAGATCGTCCGCCAGGTGCGCCAGTTCGATGCGGCGCGTTTGCTGGTGATCGCCTCGCCGAAAGTGGTCGCGCGGATCACCGACGAAGAATCCGCGGCGGTGGCCGAGTTGGAGGAATTCCTCGGCAAGTCGATCCGCTTCCAGGCCGAAGACCAGTACGCGCAGGAGCAGTTCGATGTGGTGCTGCTCTGA
- a CDS encoding SIMPL domain-containing protein: MTRSSPQSFARLSLRPLALAAFLAFGAATAMTAQAQTAPAYVASDGTLLSVSAQAEARRTPNIATLSTGVVTQAADANAAMRANAEQMSKVVAAIKAAGIADRDVQTGGINLNPQYRYAENQPPTITGYQANNNVNIVVRDLSKLGKILDALVATGANQINGPSFDIDDKEKDVAYDEARRSAIEKAQARAEMYAKTLGMKVRRIVSVSEGARFGPPMPMPMMAMGRMEKASADTPIAPGENALSMTLDVVFELGK, translated from the coding sequence ATGACCCGGTCGTCGCCACAGTCTTTCGCCCGCCTTTCGTTGCGCCCGCTGGCGCTCGCCGCTTTCCTCGCCTTCGGAGCCGCCACCGCCATGACCGCCCAAGCCCAGACCGCTCCCGCCTACGTCGCCAGCGACGGCACCCTGCTGTCGGTGTCGGCCCAGGCCGAGGCGCGCCGCACGCCGAACATCGCCACCTTGTCGACCGGCGTGGTCACCCAGGCCGCCGACGCCAATGCCGCGATGCGCGCCAACGCCGAGCAGATGAGCAAAGTCGTGGCCGCGATCAAGGCCGCCGGCATCGCCGACCGCGACGTCCAGACCGGCGGCATCAACCTCAACCCGCAGTACCGCTACGCCGAGAACCAGCCGCCCACCATCACCGGCTACCAGGCCAACAACAACGTCAACATCGTCGTGCGCGACCTGTCCAAGCTCGGCAAGATCCTCGACGCCCTGGTCGCCACCGGCGCCAACCAGATCAACGGCCCCAGCTTCGACATCGACGACAAGGAAAAGGACGTCGCCTACGACGAAGCCCGCCGCAGCGCCATCGAGAAGGCCCAGGCCCGCGCCGAGATGTATGCCAAGACCCTGGGCATGAAGGTCCGCCGCATCGTCAGCGTCAGCGAGGGCGCGCGCTTCGGACCGCCGATGCCGATGCCGATGATGGCCATGGGCCGGATGGAGAAGGCATCGGCCGACACCCCGATCGCGCCGGGCGAGAACGCCTTGTCGATGACCCTCGACGTCGTCTTCGAGCTGGGCAAGTAA
- a CDS encoding Maf family protein, which produces MLYLASKSPRRRELLTRLGLEFGVLDLDVPEHRQPNEPALEYVRRVAREKAGAGLLQVLGNPTALVLGSDTEVVLDDEVFGKPRDADDAAAMLRKLSGRTHQVISAVSLVSRSREAQALSVSQVSFAELDEATIARYVASGEPEGKAGAYAIQGGAEVFVRHLAGSYSGVMGLPLHETSRLLREFGVGG; this is translated from the coding sequence ATGCTCTATCTTGCCTCCAAGTCGCCGCGGCGACGCGAATTGCTGACCCGCCTCGGCCTGGAATTCGGCGTACTCGATCTCGACGTGCCCGAACACCGCCAGCCCAACGAACCGGCGCTGGAGTACGTCCGCCGCGTCGCCCGCGAGAAGGCCGGTGCCGGCCTGTTGCAGGTGCTGGGCAATCCGACCGCGCTGGTGCTGGGGTCCGACACCGAGGTCGTGCTCGACGACGAGGTGTTCGGCAAACCGCGCGACGCCGACGATGCAGCGGCCATGTTGCGCAAGCTGTCGGGGCGCACCCACCAGGTGATTTCGGCGGTGTCGCTGGTCTCGCGCTCGCGCGAGGCGCAGGCGCTGTCGGTCTCGCAGGTCAGCTTCGCCGAGCTCGACGAGGCCACGATCGCGCGTTATGTCGCCAGCGGCGAGCCCGAGGGCAAGGCCGGCGCCTACGCGATCCAGGGCGGCGCCGAGGTCTTCGTACGGCATCTGGCCGGCAGTTATTCGGGGGTGATGGGGTTGCCGCTGCACGAGACGTCGCGGCTGCTGCGGGAGTTCGGCGTCGGCGGCTAG